The Leishmania donovani BPK282A1 complete genome, chromosome 10 genomic interval GGCTCcgttgccgcggctgctCACGTCGTCGGTGTCGTCTAGGCagggcggagaagaggtaagagaaagagggagggatgtGTACGCACCGCACGCGGCACACCAGTGTGcacacctcctccttgctcggtgggtgcgcagcggcacgcgccATCTCTTTTCTTGCGCAGTGACTCATCCACCTCCtcggtgatggtgatggtgatgcgGTTTTCATTTCGATGTATCGATGTGCGTcctcgtctcctcctcttcgtcttggagaggaggtggtgtgtgtgtgtgtattctTTATGGGCGGTGGCCCCTCTGCTTCTGCGTGTTTGCCGTTGTTTCACGAAGTGCCGCGAAGCACAAGGGTAGGGGAGCTGCGCCGAGGGAAGGACTGGCGGAGGAGCACGCGAGACGAGCCGCGGCTCCTCGAAGGCGCCACCGTGTCGCTTTCCGTTTTATTCGTTACGGTGTGTTGTGTGTTCCCTTTCATAGACGAATCCTGTGTGGCGCTGATGTTATCTTTTGCTGTTtgcggtggtgggtgggaaAGTGGTTCGatccccaccccaccccgcgCAGACGGCAcggcacccctccccctcctctcccgaCCCTCTGGTTAATCTTTAATTCTTCTGTTGCCTTcgcctgtgtgtatgtgatgtctccctctctttctctgtgtgtgtttaagggggaggggtgtcAGCTCATCTCCGTTCGCCTGATGCCGCATGCCATGTGCCCTCATTGCACGTGCGTCATCCAGagtttcttttccttccaTGTATCTCCTacttgtggtggtggtgtgcgccTGAGTTGACGGACGGGTCTCGATTTCCTGtacctgcgtgtgtgtgtgtgtgtgtgtgtgttggtgtgtaTTCCTTTCcctctgcgtgcgcttgtCGGCACCAACGTAAAGgtgatgtgcgcgcgcgtgtgttgACCGACGCCGCACGCTCATGCCTCAAAGATGTTACCGAAAACAACAGACGCGAAGGAAACAAGCAAACGCgtcccacccccaccccggGGAGTGTCATCCGCCATCAACCAAAGACGGGCGGCGCCGGGGGCGGGTGACGCGTCCCTGGCCACACGCCGTTCGATACGCCTTGCCGCGCGTCTAGTTTGACGAAGGCgcttctccccaccccccccccatcgcGCCAcccggcgcgtgcgtgcaacCACTTCCGTGGGCACCGGCGTTGACGTCGCGGCACTCGTCGCCCACGCCGTCCTCGTCACTTGTATGGACTTTTTGCGTCTGAGCCCTTAGCaggcacgtacacacacacacacacatacacgcatacgtctcttgccctccccttcctccctcttgtTTCCTTCATCATTTCATTCTTGGcaatgcacgcgcacagattTTTGCGGTTCTCCATCCTTGTCTGACGCCCCTGCCCTTGAGTGCCATTCTTtagcttctctctcctcattccctcccctaccccctcctcaggacgacgacgacgacgacgacgacggacCAAGCGGAGAGTCCGATTCCTTCCTAGACGCCTCTGCGCGATCAACGCCGCGCTCTCCCAATTAGTCCtaacacacacgcacaagccgTGCACTGCCTCACTGCCAACCAACCCAGCCCACTCAGCGTAAAAGGAAAATGATCTCCGCGAAGAGACACATCGACACgaatgagctgctgcacctgaACAAGGCCGTCGTCTTCGGCTCCGGGGCCTTTggcacggcgctggcgatggTGCTCTCCAAGAAGTGCCgcgaggtgtgcgtgtggcacataaaggaggaggaggcgcggctcGTGAATGAGAAGCGCGAGAACGATCTCTACCTCCAGGGAGTACAGCTTGCGTCGAACATCACCTTCACCTCGGATGTGGAAGAGGCGTACAAGGGTGCTGAGATTATCCTCTTCGTCATCCCGACCCAGTTCCTGCGCGGCTTCTTCCAGAAAAGCGGCAGCAACCTGATCGCCTACGCGAAGAAGAATCAGGTGCcggtgcttgtgtgcacgAAGGGTATTGAGCGCTCGACGCTGAAGTTCCCGGCGCAGATTGTTGGCGAGTTCTTCCCGGGCAGCCTGCTCTCTGTGCTCGCGGGCCCCAGCTTCGCCATCGAGGTGGCCACCGGCGTCTTCACGTgcgtcagcgtcgcctccgccgacatCAATGTGgctcgccgcctgcagcgcatcatGACAACGAGCGACCGCTCCTTCGTCTGCTGGGCCACCACCGACACCGTCGGCTGCGAGGTGGCCAGCGCTGTGAAGAACGTGCTGGCCATCGGCTCTGGCGTGGCGAATGGCCTCGGCATGGGTCTCAACGCGCGTGCCGCCCTCATCACGCGCGGCCTGCTCGAGATTCGAGATCTGACGGCCGCGCtgggcggcgatggcagcgccgtcttcggCCTCGCCGGCCTCGGTGACCTCCAGCTCACGTGCTCGTCGGAGCTGTCGCGTAACTTCACGGTGGGCAAGAAGCTCGGCAAGGGTTTGTCTATCGAGGAAATACAACGCACGAGCAAGGCCGTCGCGGAGGGCGTGGCGACGGCCGAGCCGCTGATGCGcttggcgcagcagctgaaggtGACGATGCCGCTGTGCCAGCAAATCTACGAGATCGTGTACAAGAAGAAGAGCCcacgcgccgccatcgcagaCCTCTTGTCTTGCGGCCTGCAGGACGAGggtctgccgccgctcttcaAAAAGTCGGCTGCGACCCCCTCCAAGCTGTGAGGCGGAAGAgggcacacaaacacgcacaggcaAGCAGACAAACAGGcccacgcatgcgcacatcgCACGTCAGCTGTGttccgcgtgtgcgttttcTTCGCGTGcgtttctcctcctcgtacaCGTCGGCATCTCGAATTTCCACCGTAACCGGTGCCCAGGGCggccctcccttccctcgtCCCCTCCTTTGTTCTCCGTGCGCGTTCCGCTCACGAACAAcctgcacgtgtgtgctgttTTGTCCGGGTTCGTTTTCTTCCGTCCGTTTCCCCTCGCCACCTCCcactctgcgtgtgcgttgtccacccccctccctctccctccccatccTCTCTGCGCTTCTTGGCCGGTCTGTTGAGGCGTGTATGTGCACAGCACGCGTGTGGCTGCGGGTGCTGTACGCGTGTTCTTTTCTGCGCACATCCTCCGTCTTGTGACCGCGTGTAGAGGAACAAAGGTAGACTGGAGCCAACCAGAGGGATTCGAGAAGCATCCAGCGCGAGTTGTGCGGCGCACACCGCTGAcggctccccctccccacacacacacacgcactcgcgcacgcgcacgtcaATCACAGCGAGCTAGCCCAATGAGTGAGTCAcggagagcgaagagagcgagagagagaagccggAGTTGTGTTGTCCATCGGTGTGGTGATGTCCCTTCCCCTtgctttctttcctttttcctctATTGTGCGTGCACCCCTTGATGGCGAGGGGGNNNNNNNNNNNNNNNNNNNNNNNNNNNNNNNNNNNNNNNNNNNNNNNNNNNNNNNNNNNNNNNNNNNNNNNNNNNNNNNNNNNNNNNNNNNNNNNNNNNCCCAATGAGTGAGTCAcggagagcgaagagagcgagagagagaagccggAGTTGTGTTGTCCATCGGTGTGGTGATGTCCCTTCCCCTtgctttctttcctttttcctctATTGTGCGTGCACCCCTTGAtggcgaggggggggggggcgcccCCACGCGCCGCCATGCACGGTATCCCCCAGGGTCCAGTGGGCCCCACTCTGTTTGGGGtggaagccaagcagccccctccccctctcctcctccatcccctgccaatgccgaaccgCCTCTGCTGGCGACGTGGTCACGTGCCTACGGCGTGGGGAGGTCGAAGCGATGCACCGCTACCGCTGTGTCGGCGCACATGTCCCGGacatggtggcggcgcggcggcctgcggcagcgagcacacCTCTACGCCGTCCCTCTGACAGGCGAAATGCCGGCGCAATTCGAACGCATCCCATCCGGCCAtcactgcctgctggcgggGAGCCTGTGCGTTGCCCTGAGGGGGTGCACCAGGTGGTGGCCGGCACAATATgggtgccggcggtgaggcggGCCTCCCCCAGGGTCCAGTGGGCCCCACTCTGTTTGGGGtggaagccaagcagccccctccccctctcctcctccatcccctgccaatgccgaaccgCCTCTGCTGGCGACGTGGTCAcgtgcctacgacgtggggaggtcGAAGCGATGCACCGCTACCGCTGTGTCGGCGCACATGTCCCGGacatggtggcggcgcggcggcctgcggcagcgagcacacCTCTACGCCGTCCCTCTGACAGGCGAAATGCCGGCGCAATTCGAACGCATCCCATCCGGCCAtcactgcctgctggcgggGAGCCTGTGCGTTGCCCTGAGGGGGTGCACCAGGTGGTGGCCGGCACAATATgggtgccggcggtgaggcggNNNNNNNNNNNNNNNNNNNNNNNNNNNNNNNNNNNNNNNNNNNNNNNNNNNNNNNNNNNNNNNNNNNNNNNNNNNNNNNNNNNNNNNNNNNNNNNNNNNaagccaagcagccccctccccctctcctcctccatcccctgccaatgccgagccgcctctgctggcgACGTGGTCACGTGCCTACGGCGTGGGGAGGTCGAAGCGATGCACCGCTACCGCTGTGTCGGCGCACATGTCCCGGacatggtggcggcgcggcggcctgcggcagcgagcacacCTCTACGCCGTCCCTCTGACAGGCGAAATGCCGGCGCAATTCGAACGCATCCCATCCGGCCAtcactgcctgctggcggtgAGGCGGGCCTGCGACGCGTGGAGGTCGGGTAGAGcctgaggcaggggccgtgctcaggtagctgggtcggcgcactgctgtagcgcgtgtgtgtctaccGATACCCCGCGCCACGCGATGAGGTCTGTGGCAGGGCTGGTCGGGAGGGGGCCGGTTCAGCGTGGCGGTCTGACCCCATGCTGTGCACCGCAGAGAAtggacgcacacacgcagacatgTGGGAATATTATCAAGAAATATTGTTGTACTGGTTACAGGCCCCAACTCATCTGTGTAGGTGCACGCGTGTCTGAAGTTCTCTAATTTAGAGGGTGAAGAGAAGCTGTAGATGTCGTCCGAGGGGCACGTCTGAGGGGTCTGTGCGCACGAGAGCAGCACCACTCGTGCACAAGTGATTCAACGAGATGAGTGGACAACGCGGCGCGCGGAGATGCGCGTGCACATGTGCTGCTCTCTCGCCTGCTTCATTCGCAACGTTGTTTctccacacccacaccgtctcctcctcgtgtTACGTCGATGTGCGATGGTGTGTGGTCTGTCTGCATCCTCTCGGAGTGGGTGTGCCCTTCGCCTCGGTTCCACCCTGAGCGTTTCCAGTGTTTCCCTCGGCGCCCACTGTgagaccccccccccttcccccgcccagtgctcctccgctgcgccttcgcTTTCTGAGTGGCCAAAGTCCGCACTCGCTCTTTgggtctgcgtgtgcgtgtgtgtgtgtggggggggaggggtaggACTGATGGGGACCTCCCACTCGTTTGGCTCACCACCACTTCCTCTTGTTAGCGTCACCCCTTGGCATCGAGTAGAACGCCGAAACGAGTCACCTCACCCCTTCAACCTCCCTCGTGaatgcccccctccctccttcctctgccTGCGTATTCgccgaccccctcccctccacgGACCCCGAGACGCCACACCGGCATCTTCACCATGGCCCCTCTGCCTTTCGCTTCGCCATCACGCACGAAATTGGGCGATCCGGgtgggcgccggcgcggtgcgCCAGGGGGTAGTGGGGGTGGGCGGTGAGGGCGCGGGGCCCACCGGACGGCCGCGGGCCGCCCCCCCNNNNNNNNNNNNNNNNNNNNNNNNNNNNNNNNNNNNNNNNNNNNNNNNNNNNNNNNNNNNNNNNNNNNNNNNNNNNNNNNNNNNNNNNNNNNNNNNNNNcgcccccccccccccccgccagAAGCcggccggcgccgcacaaCCCCGCGGCAGACGCCGAGCCGCGCCAGCCGCCCCCCCGCAAAGAGCAGGACGCCCGAGTGGGCGaagccagcgccgccgccgcccatcGCGGCAAGTGCCCGCAAGCCCTGTGCAAAGAAAAGCGTCATCGCCTTGTCCATCGCCGTCTCGCCGTTCATCCGAAACGCCTCCACGACGTCGATTTGTCAGCACGTCGATCAGCCTATACAACTCTCGCCCAGCGGTCACCGCTTCCCGGGGTTGCGCTTGTGGTCGAGCAAGGCAAGCACAGCTCCTACCATGTTCACTGCATCACACCCcttggcgcggcgcagcagtgtCGTCCGGTACGCGTGGATCTGCGGCATGGAAGCAGTGGCACTGAAGAACAGCGCGTCCGCCTTGAAGACGTCGTAGCCCACCATCGCGGGCGTATACGCCACCATCGCGGGCGTATACGCGTCAAGGGCACCGCCATTGTACACGAGCAGACCgctcaccgctgccaccgccaaaCTTCTGCTCCATCAGAGCCAGCTCTTTGCAGCGGACGGCATGTCGGGCATGCGCATGTAGTTGTCCAGGTTCATCGGGCGCTGGTTCACCACGGCGAGCATCCCGGCACCCGTGGCGTTCTGCCCATCGCACCTTGGTGGAGCTCGCACATATCGAGGCTCTCGCTGAGCCCGCCCCTCTCAGCAGGTGCGCAGCGTTGATCAGGCAAGCCAATGCACGGTCCGCCAACGCTGAAGTAGCCACTCTCGCGCAGCCAGCTCTGGTCCTCGCGGATCTCGTCGATCAGCTTGCTGGCAAGCACCTCCATGTCTTTTCGGAAGATCAGGTGGCCGATGCAGATGCCGCCGTCACCGGTCTTCTCTGGCACGCACTTCTGAAAGGATGCAGTGTTGAAGTTGAAGCCGGTGAAGAGGGGCATCGGACCACGAGCAGCCGACGCCCCTCAGGAGAATCTGGCGCTCCTTAACGGGGCATTTTCGGGGGTgcagggggaggaggaggtggtggtggtcggcGGAATGCGTGTGGCAGGTGCGAAGTGCGGGAAACGGTCATAGCGTCTCAAGAGGACGGCTGGAggcgggaggaggaaaaCCCCTTTCGCGTGTTACGTCGTTGTAGGCGCAGCCGTGCCTGCTCAGGtgcccacgcacacggagCGGCGGTGATATGGGCGCAGCACATGgatgtgtgcctgtgtggtggtgctggaaaagggcgagagaggagagatCGGAGCACCCGTGATGGCGGAGAGCAGGCTGTGTGGcagtggagggaggagagtACAGAGCAACAGAGGATGCAGTCGCGACGAGGTCGAGTGTAGAGATCAGGCATCACGGCGCACGGTCCGAATGCACGGGAATCATGTGCCATGTTGATACATAAAGAAGCGAGTACCCCTCAGAGTACGTGAGCCGGGTAGGAGTCGCATTCCAGCGCTCGGAGACGCGCCCCGAAGAGAGGCTATGTCGCGAGACGGCAATGGATGAAGCCCGTTTACAAgggccctccccctctgcacacgcgcacagcaggGCAGCGTGGCTGTCCTGCGACTATGTGGGTGCGTGTCGTGATGTGCGAAGGGGTGTTGACCCACATCCAGTGCGTTGCGCGCGTCGTTTGCGATGGAGAACTGCTGCAGGGAGCTACACGCAACGGAAAGAGGGAACGCAAGTCGAAGCAGCAAGAGGAAAGCCGGACACTCCGGTGCGCGACACACAAACTCGCACCCGCGGCTTCGGCTAGCGggggaaggaaagggaacgtcagcgacagagagaaggcggtCATTCGCATGACAGCAAAACGAGGATACATCGACATCAGCTCGAGTTTTCTCTTCGCCCATTTGGGCAACGCATCCGAGAGAAGGGGTGTGGAAAAGGACGCCGTGGCTCACCCGGGAgagcggcgctgacggagaTAGCGCGTCAGGGTATCGATCTCCGACTGAATCAGCAGATGTTCCTcggatgcgcgcatgcgaTGTCGAGGGGTTCGTTCGTGGGACTCGGTGCGAAGCCGACTCAGACCGCTTTTTGCATCTACAGCACCCGCTTGTCGATCGGAGGACGACGTCGAGGCATCCGCGGAGCTGACAACGCCAACCTGCGCAGTCACTGGCAGCGACAAGGGCAGCTGCAAGGATGCCGTACGCGCTGCTTGACCTGGACAGGCTTCACTGCCGCTGGGGGCTACCACGGGTTCCCACAGCGGCCTTTCCTTCATCTCGTGCTGCgtctgcagccgcacctctTGCAGCGCGGAGCGCAGCATTTGCCGCTCGGCTGAggtcagctgctgcagaagtTGCGCACTGCCCCCGCCATCCTTGACTGCGGCGGTCGCTCCATCGTccaacgcagcagccgccggGGAGACGAGCCGTGTCAGCTCATTCAAAAGGTGCGGAATGACTCGCTCCCACCGTGGCACGCCTTGGGTGGATGCAGGCTCACGAAGAGCCGGTTCCGGTCGCGTGAAAAGGAacagcgcacgcgccaccgcagccggcCCCCCGTGATCAGCATCATCGCGGCGGAACGGCGCAGAGAGAACGAGCTCTAGAATCATCCGCTTCAGGGCCGGTGTGATGGTACCGCCTGGTGACTGCAGCTGCAAGCATGCGAGCACCAAGAGGCCGTAACGCTGATGCCGACGCGCCAGCTCGCTGCTCGACTTCCTTGTCACGATACAAGAGGACGCGTGCTGGCTTACCGTGTGCGCCAGCGCTCGCAGCGTGCGTTGGGCCTCTGCGCGGACGGTCGTGAGCGCCAGTGCATCGCCGACGACCTCGCACGCGCGTGACCACAGCATCCCGGGCGTGTCGGGTCCGCTAGTCACTGCCGTGTCACCAACGCACCACAAAACGAGGGCAGAGCGCTGAAGACACTTGAGCACTTCAGCGAGCACCGTCTGAGTCCCATCCGGGTACGCGACGCAGACCTCTGCGATCCCAAGGAGCCCAGCCATTTCCTGCACATCGTGCAGACTGCGATGTCGGTGCGGCTGGAAGAAGACATCGCGCACCCACCACGAGAACGCGGTCACTGCCTCCGTGGAGGCCACAGACGACGCTGTGGCGCACACCACGGCGAAGATATCCTCGACGTCGGCAAGGGAGATGGACGCCAGGGTGGGCGATACTGCATACGATGgtaccggcggcggcgtcactgTAGACGTATACTGCAGTGCGTGATGCGTCACATAGGCACCGAGCCGCCACCTTGCCCGGACAGCTGCCTCTGTCTTTCGATGGCCCGCAGGGGCCCCATGGAGGGATGTAGAAGAAGCGGGCCACCACGTGGTGGGCAGCCGAAGCAGCCAGCGGGCCTTGGGCAACGCAGGCGCAGTCTGGGCACGATTTGGCGGCGTGCCCCGTACTGGGTTTGACGAACTCGACATCGTCTTGCCAGCGTCCCTCCTCGAAGttcgtgcggcgctgcttcctGGCCTGCGTGGTCCGTCCCCTTCGCCATGGAAGGAGTGCTCGACAGGTGAtccggtgccgctgctgtacCTGCTGCCCCGTTGCTGCTCCGCTTCGTAGACCTCAATcagccgcatcgcctgcGAGAGACGCACCAGCTCCTGCGGTCGATACCACCACGGACTCTCTCGACGAGACGGTATGCCCCCATCGCCTGTTGCCGCAGCCTCTTCTTGAGAGCACAGCGACACAATCGCTCGATCACATAGGCTGaagatgcgctgctgcagcagcgcacgatCCGTCTGCAAGTGACTCAGCCGCCGCAGGCTGTTCACGAATTTGCTCCCAGGCTCTGCctcggctgccgccgacGAAGCACACCCCGTCAGCACCAGAGCGAGCGCGGTGAACTGCACGAGCAGTCCTGTCGTCGAGGTGCCGTGATCGATAAAGAGCTTCCAGTGCTGCTCCACAGTGTCTACCAGAGCCGCCAAGTCATCAAGGGTGAAGGCGATGGAGCTCTTCGATTGTAGTTTCCGcgcatccgctgccgctgctgaggagGTTCGTTTCCGAGAGCGACCGAattcccgctgctgcttatCATGAGCATCAAGGCACGCCTCCATCACGCGAACGAGAGACTGAAACTGTGCCAGATCGCTCacaccggcagcgcctccaccagcgcGCGCGAAGGCGGTTTTGCTCTTTCCCATGCCAAGCATCGAGATGGATGTGCggggcgctgcagcggaagACGCACCAATCGTGGCGTGTTGCATGCGCCGTTGCCAGAGGGCAAAAACCTGCTGGGTGGCGAGAGGGGAAAGTCCATGTCGTAGGCAGTTGGCCAGCATCAAGCCGCCATCGTCGAGGGTGATGGTGGGCGAGCTGAGATCTCGGCGCACCTCGGCGAGCAGCCGCTCGCTGAGagcgtcgcgcagcaggtCGTCGGAAGGCTCCCTCAGGGTCTCTGCGCACGGTGAGGCTGCTGTTGGCGCAGCCCGCTCATGATCACGGCTTTCTGTGGCCAATACAAAGTGGGCCTCGAGGGAGCGCGCGGGGTTTGTCAGTGAGCTCGACtgcatgcggcgcagcacctcgtccagcggcaccgcctccagctgctcggcaatgcggcgctgcaccgctaAGCGTTGAAGGATGATGCGGAGCATGTGCTCATGGCGCTGCGATTCCTCTGGGCAAAGACAAACACTGACAGGAGAGCAGCAGGAATAGCATACGGCCCACCAGAcacggcgccgttgccgctcgGCACCTCACGCCCTCACGTGTCCTTCAatggctgcagcgccagagACAGGGAGAGGAGTTATGTGAGTG includes:
- a CDS encoding glycerol-3-phosphate dehydrogenase [NAD+], glycosomal, yielding MISAKRHIDTNELLHLNKAVVFGSGAFGTALAMVLSKKCREVCVWHIKEEEARLVNEKRENDLYLQGVQLASNITFTSDVEEAYKGAEIILFVIPTQFLRGFFQKSGSNLIAYAKKNQVPVLVCTKGIERSTLKFPAQIVGEFFPGSLLSVLAGPSFAIEVATGVFTCVSVASADINVARRLQRIMTTSDRSFVCWATTDTVGCEVASAVKNVLAIGSGVANGLGMGLNARAALITRGLLEIRDLTAALGGDGSAVFGLAGLGDLQLTCSSELSRNFTVGKKLGKGLSIEEIQRTSKAVAEGVATAEPLMRLAQQLKVTMPLCQQIYEIVYKKKSPRAAIADLLSCGLQDEGLPPLFKKSAATPSKL